The genome window CTTGCAGCTACAACGCCTGCAACGGAAGTCTGCATGATAAGACATCTGTTCACTTCGCGCGGGTTGGCGCTGTTCTTGCTTTTAGTTCTACTTGTTGTGGGATTCAGCGTATTCGTCGATGGATTTCTCGATTGGCCCGCATTGTGTAAGCAGTCACGCTACTGGGTAGCAACAGGCATTGTTGCCGTTCCGATGACCTTCATCATTGCCACGGCGGGCATTGACCTTTCGGTTGGCAGCATCGTCGCTTTGGCGGGTGTTACGTTAGGACTGCTTTATGTTGACGCGGGATGGAGCATCTGGCTTGCCGGATTTGCCGCAGTGGCGACAGGCGCCGCCGCGGGTGCATTGAATGGTGGGATATCAAGCTACCTGCGCGTGCCGCCGCTTGTTGTCACGCTTGCTACCATGGCTCTGTTCCGAGGGTTGGCCATGGGACTCAGCCGCGCACGTTCATTGGGTGGGTTTTCTGAAGGTTTTCGTTGGCTCGCGGGCGGAAATGTGTTGGCGTTCCTGCCGGGCGGCGGTGAACAGACCTACCTTCCATTTTCCCTTGTCATTATGCTGTTGATCTTTGCTGTCGGCGGAGTCCTCATGCGCAAATCCTGG of Candidatus Hydrogenedentota bacterium contains these proteins:
- a CDS encoding ABC transporter permease — its product is MIRHLFTSRGLALFLLLVLLVVGFSVFVDGFLDWPALCKQSRYWVATGIVAVPMTFIIATAGIDLSVGSIVALAGVTLGLLYVDAGWSIWLAGFAAVATGAAAGALNGGISSYLRVPPLVVTLATMALFRGLAMGLSRARSLGGFSEGFRWLAGGNVLAFLPGGGEQTYLPFSLVIMLLIFAVGGVLMRKSWIGRFAECIGANETAAAFAAIDVRNLKALLYTASGTACGVAALFHTSLYATAKADTAVGLELEAIAAVVVGGTRISGGRGSVLGTLLGLLIIGVLRHGLLMAGVRQQYVVIYVGILVVVAAVLNERIASRKGGVE